The following coding sequences are from one Candidatus Borkfalkia ceftriaxoniphila window:
- a CDS encoding InlB B-repeat-containing protein — protein MKKLGVVLLAVALAFGVMGGGVSYLSAEDSAEKVPGDFTSAANLFVETDDLLDSYAVDAESVSNRPYPADWGMKFGKTNEGEYTCMNNERQERANQAHTAVYLPMSRSVAGTAAYYVSADITVGSRADWGGLGIVIGEGTDDAKSPVGIWYCVDDPKLVLASGGNEFAAFFGTEQEDGSVDPGVAFAVGDTFTLSAVVDGQKISVYVDGNKIGAAYTLGEDSGFIPKIGAELKNYNGRYTNFVFKTLEAEPEVTLAEFEQADNLFVDSAGLADTYEFDKNMNVVGAYPSDYGMKFGKTSGGYYTRVNNKMQDFCTSGAHTASYLATSKDIGNVETYCVSAEITIGDRADWGGLGIVIGKGTTEREFPVGVWYCVDAPGLFLAADGNEFANAFGLGQSNALVVGDTFTLAAVVDGQKVSVYIDGEKIGDTYTIATEFTPAIGAEVKQYYSKYRDFTFKTLDTGLQAAEYTVTCISGAVEIGTIGYTYGEGVALAPIERKGYQFMGWHLFPDLSDPVIESIDAAIGGNITVYCEYKIANYSIAYYDGETKIENDKLVKSYTMQQYVQLPGAEDMEKEGYTFEGWYTAADFSGNAVTAIEMGSTGDKVFYAKYTKVGGTSSGGCGGSVIGVSSVFALAALGAAAVMLKRKKAGGR, from the coding sequence ATGAAAAAATTAGGTGTTGTTTTATTGGCGGTCGCTTTGGCATTTGGTGTGATGGGAGGGGGCGTGTCTTATTTGTCGGCAGAGGATTCGGCAGAAAAAGTTCCCGGGGATTTTACTTCTGCGGCAAATCTGTTTGTGGAAACAGACGATTTACTGGATTCATATGCCGTCGATGCAGAAAGCGTTTCGAACAGGCCGTATCCCGCCGATTGGGGGATGAAATTCGGCAAAACGAATGAAGGGGAATACACCTGCATGAACAACGAAAGGCAGGAAAGAGCAAACCAAGCCCATACGGCTGTGTATCTGCCGATGAGCCGCAGCGTTGCCGGCACAGCCGCCTACTATGTGTCTGCGGATATCACCGTGGGCAGCAGAGCGGATTGGGGCGGTCTCGGCATCGTGATCGGCGAGGGAACGGACGACGCGAAGTCCCCCGTCGGTATCTGGTACTGCGTGGATGATCCGAAGTTGGTGCTTGCGTCGGGCGGAAATGAATTTGCGGCGTTTTTCGGTACGGAACAGGAAGACGGTTCGGTCGATCCGGGCGTTGCGTTTGCCGTCGGGGACACGTTCACCCTTTCTGCGGTCGTGGACGGGCAGAAAATTTCCGTATACGTTGACGGAAATAAGATCGGCGCCGCCTATACGCTCGGCGAAGACAGCGGATTTATTCCTAAGATCGGGGCGGAGTTGAAAAATTATAACGGACGTTATACGAATTTTGTTTTTAAAACTCTCGAAGCGGAACCCGAAGTCACCCTTGCCGAATTTGAGCAGGCTGACAATCTTTTCGTGGATTCGGCAGGGTTGGCGGATACTTATGAATTCGATAAAAATATGAATGTAGTAGGGGCATATCCTTCCGATTACGGAATGAAATTCGGCAAGACGAGCGGCGGTTATTATACGCGCGTCAACAATAAGATGCAGGATTTCTGTACTTCGGGGGCGCATACGGCTTCCTATCTCGCAACGAGCAAAGATATCGGCAATGTGGAAACTTATTGCGTATCCGCTGAAATTACGATAGGAGACAGAGCCGATTGGGGCGGGCTCGGCATCGTGATCGGAAAAGGCACGACGGAAAGAGAATTCCCCGTCGGCGTCTGGTACTGCGTGGATGCGCCCGGACTCTTTTTAGCCGCGGACGGAAACGAATTTGCCAATGCGTTCGGTTTGGGGCAGAGCAACGCTCTCGTCGTCGGGGATACCTTTACCCTTGCCGCAGTCGTGGACGGACAAAAAGTTTCCGTTTATATCGACGGGGAAAAGATCGGCGATACATATACGATCGCGACGGAATTCACGCCCGCGATCGGCGCCGAGGTAAAGCAGTATTACAGCAAGTACAGGGACTTTACTTTCAAAACTCTGGATACGGGATTACAGGCAGCCGAATATACCGTCACCTGTATTTCAGGGGCGGTGGAGATCGGAACGATCGGATATACCTACGGTGAAGGCGTCGCGCTTGCGCCCATCGAAAGAAAGGGCTATCAGTTTATGGGATGGCATCTCTTCCCCGATCTCAGCGATCCTGTGATTGAAAGCATCGATGCGGCGATCGGCGGAAATATAACCGTATATTGCGAATATAAGATCGCGAATTATTCGATCGCCTATTACGACGGCGAGACCAAGATAGAAAACGACAAACTAGTCAAATCGTACACGATGCAGCAATACGTACAGTTGCCGGGCGCGGAAGACATGGAGAAGGAAGGGTATACCTTTGAAGGTTGGTACACCGCCGCCGATTTCAGCGGAAACGCCGTCACCGCGATAGAGATGGGCTCAACGGGCGATAAAGTTTTCTATGCAAAGTACACGAAGGTCGGAGGAACGTCGTCCGGCGGTTGCGGCGGCTCGGTGATCGGCGTATCTTCTGTTTTCGCGTTGGCTGCTCTCGGTGCCGCGGCTGTCATGCTCAAACGTAAAAAGGCGGGCGGAAGATGA
- a CDS encoding carbohydrate ABC transporter permease translates to MRENGMAQAVRQQSRTVRKVKKYTGTAVTWTIMLLLTVLVLYPLLFVFSTSFKTYGEFLESPFSISFAHPENYAQAWIDGNFSTYFLNSVLVTGVTVVAKVFMSGLVAYCVAVLKIKGWKIVMAVIMSTMFFTGEITGIPTFLLARELHLLDTIWALIVPGLLGPAGLGALLGMGYAKKIPKELHEAALLDGAGIFGIFWYIDLVLMIPMLTFVAIQTFTATWSDFFWPLITITTNESAKTLPLGLINFQSQNNSNYGVLCAGLCIMTVPIILLYSFLSKYFIEGVAAGAVKG, encoded by the coding sequence ATGCGTGAAAATGGTATGGCGCAGGCAGTAAGACAGCAGAGCAGGACGGTCCGCAAAGTTAAAAAATATACGGGGACCGCGGTTACGTGGACGATCATGCTATTGCTCACAGTTTTGGTACTGTATCCGCTGCTGTTCGTGTTTTCCACTTCTTTTAAAACGTACGGGGAATTTTTGGAGAGTCCTTTTTCCATCTCGTTCGCGCATCCGGAAAACTATGCGCAGGCGTGGATAGACGGCAATTTTTCGACGTATTTTTTAAATTCGGTGCTCGTAACGGGCGTTACGGTCGTCGCCAAGGTCTTTATGAGCGGCCTTGTGGCATACTGCGTCGCGGTATTGAAGATCAAGGGCTGGAAAATCGTCATGGCGGTCATTATGTCCACGATGTTTTTTACGGGCGAGATCACGGGGATCCCCACGTTCCTGCTGGCAAGAGAATTGCACCTGCTCGATACGATATGGGCGTTGATCGTGCCCGGCTTATTGGGCCCGGCGGGGCTGGGCGCTCTTTTGGGTATGGGGTACGCAAAGAAAATTCCCAAAGAACTGCATGAAGCGGCGCTTCTGGACGGGGCGGGCATTTTCGGGATCTTCTGGTATATCGATCTGGTCTTAATGATCCCGATGCTGACGTTCGTCGCGATTCAGACTTTTACGGCGACCTGGAGTGATTTTTTCTGGCCGTTGATCACAATTACGACCAACGAAAGCGCAAAGACGCTGCCGTTGGGATTGATCAATTTCCAGTCTCAAAACAATTCAAACTACGGTGTTCTGTGCGCGGGGCTGTGCATTATGACGGTTCCCATTATTCTGCTGTATAGTTTCCTTTCAAAATATTTTATCGAAGGGGTCGCGGCAGGAGCGGTCAAAGGTTAA
- a CDS encoding glycosyl hydrolase family 28 protein, which yields MKRAILTILSIFLMFSIIGCAPDTEKGQGDTLDAIDAEVDTWEAPEAFGRNDRYKVEVSEDGESWREIAVYNVKNGHQKGDPLITQGGAVYFGEPYTASLAVFDFTGTAGIRVTYNGGALAEKGYVISPASYNIKSIQEGNTVTFTLTQNAESPRKVVFRPADEWEAETLHIMTNVPEDEYAAEQTAENVYVVEEGQEVPRMLPEGKDTYYFKKGIHTLPGGYWVDIDLGSERQVASFDLLTPPRQSFVLPGGVCFEIQAKTGENEAWKRVYESSGEAAENNFNLTGIPLNVSARYFRLILNGNYNVAPVGDDRYVHAVHIQEFTLYDADGNNVSLNKATAGSASDFSVVTDGARGANYGYAYAGETFSAQSGYTYYFEKGSVVKGAFISENTENVTLCGRGILDSGGLLSTHELSEGRNGSVHFEYCKDVVVEGITVMHAPMWMLVINHSENVLVDGVNLFGYCTNADGIHFSASKNAVATGCFIRTTDDLFVAYHYGDADGLTFKNSVLWSDGGRVLLLGLDTRGDIRNVTMENCDVITYQNVWSLQESGGFAQIIATGGNTIENVTIKDVRIDAVRFPVIAQFLQIRTGNDAFGSGFIKSISLENVSFAGECKPKSLISVVIPGGSITGVSMKNVSVHGVAVTDGNIAEYFNVDPGIGIRFG from the coding sequence ATGAAACGGGCGATATTGACCATTCTCAGTATTTTTCTGATGTTTTCAATCATAGGTTGCGCGCCGGATACGGAAAAAGGACAGGGGGATACGCTGGATGCCATCGATGCCGAGGTCGATACGTGGGAGGCACCCGAAGCCTTCGGCAGAAACGATCGTTATAAAGTCGAGGTATCTGAAGACGGGGAATCCTGGCGGGAGATCGCGGTCTATAACGTAAAAAACGGACACCAGAAGGGAGATCCGCTCATAACGCAGGGAGGAGCCGTGTACTTCGGTGAACCGTATACCGCATCGCTTGCCGTCTTTGATTTTACGGGTACGGCAGGCATACGCGTCACGTATAACGGCGGGGCGTTGGCGGAAAAGGGTTACGTGATCAGCCCGGCGTCCTACAACATAAAGAGCATACAGGAGGGAAATACGGTCACTTTCACGCTGACGCAGAATGCGGAAAGCCCGAGAAAAGTGGTATTTCGTCCTGCGGACGAGTGGGAGGCGGAAACGCTGCACATCATGACGAATGTCCCCGAGGACGAATACGCCGCAGAACAAACTGCGGAAAACGTATATGTCGTCGAAGAAGGGCAGGAAGTCCCCCGTATGCTGCCCGAGGGCAAAGATACTTATTATTTCAAGAAAGGTATCCACACGCTTCCGGGCGGCTATTGGGTGGATATCGATCTCGGTTCCGAACGGCAGGTCGCGAGTTTCGACCTTCTGACGCCTCCCAGACAATCGTTTGTTCTGCCCGGCGGAGTATGTTTCGAAATTCAGGCGAAAACCGGAGAAAACGAGGCGTGGAAACGTGTTTACGAATCTTCGGGCGAGGCGGCTGAAAATAATTTTAACCTTACGGGCATTCCGTTAAACGTCAGCGCGCGTTATTTCCGCCTGATCCTGAACGGAAATTACAACGTCGCGCCCGTCGGGGACGACAGATATGTGCACGCCGTCCATATTCAGGAATTTACGCTGTACGATGCGGATGGCAACAACGTTTCGCTGAACAAGGCGACGGCGGGTTCGGCGAGCGACTTTTCGGTCGTGACCGACGGCGCGCGCGGGGCGAATTACGGGTACGCGTATGCGGGCGAAACTTTCAGCGCGCAGAGCGGTTATACCTATTATTTCGAAAAGGGTTCGGTCGTCAAGGGCGCGTTCATTTCCGAAAATACGGAAAACGTGACGCTCTGCGGCAGAGGGATCCTTGACAGCGGCGGCCTGCTTTCCACGCATGAACTTTCGGAGGGCAGAAACGGTTCCGTTCATTTCGAATATTGCAAAGACGTCGTCGTGGAAGGTATTACCGTCATGCACGCTCCGATGTGGATGCTGGTGATCAATCACAGCGAAAACGTGCTGGTGGACGGCGTGAACCTGTTCGGCTACTGCACGAATGCGGACGGTATCCATTTCAGCGCGTCGAAAAACGCCGTGGCGACAGGGTGCTTTATCCGTACGACGGACGACCTTTTCGTCGCATACCATTACGGAGATGCGGACGGACTCACGTTTAAAAACAGCGTGCTTTGGAGCGACGGCGGGCGCGTACTCCTGCTCGGTTTGGATACCAGGGGAGATATACGCAACGTCACGATGGAAAACTGCGACGTGATCACCTATCAGAACGTATGGAGTTTACAGGAATCGGGCGGCTTTGCGCAGATCATCGCCACGGGCGGAAATACGATCGAGAACGTGACGATCAAAGACGTGCGCATAGATGCGGTACGCTTTCCCGTCATCGCGCAGTTTTTACAGATACGTACGGGTAACGATGCGTTCGGGTCGGGGTTTATCAAAAGTATTTCGCTCGAAAATGTTTCGTTTGCCGGCGAATGTAAGCCGAAATCCTTGATCTCCGTCGTGATTCCCGGCGGTTCGATTACAGGCGTATCTATGAAAAACGTTTCCGTTCACGGCGTTGCCGTCACCGACGGCAATATCGCGGAGTATTTCAACGTCGATCCCGGCATCGGGATACGATTCGGATAA
- a CDS encoding ADP-ribosylglycohydrolase family protein — MIVNEKSIQNKVLGCWFGKNIGGTLGAPFEWRRQINHVTDYTQDLGGKALPNDDLDIQLLWLIALEERKLNVDTRDLAYYFSIFVTPHWGEYGTAKTNMKLGMESPFCGLENNAYRHSCGSYIRSEIWACIAAGTPELAVRYMMADSAIDHGGNTEGTYAAVMVAAMEAAAFVESDVNKLIEIGLSYIPEGCDVAAVTRLVQDCYRSGKSYLEARDEVLRLYRGAPFSYDDGKKIVVLCDERDREMGFADGVKGYDVVDNFGIIMIGLLYGQGDFGNTLCYAVNCGEDTDCTAATLGSMLGIIYGAEKIPEKWLRPIGSQISTLCLNHGEIEGMVPKTVEELTERTMRLMRMSDALNDLNLGTTPVTDLICPPLLRNKLYARADCAVYDFKFFEIAVSYPDGIYLKGNSGKVRIRVENKFRVTENVAYRWFAEEGFATDYAEGYVYLSRNTYGDPSCEMDFTFSTEGNPKLKNRFVFQLTAEGRASAMTVPVLFLKGRE; from the coding sequence ATGATCGTAAATGAAAAAAGTATTCAAAACAAAGTTTTAGGCTGTTGGTTCGGCAAAAATATCGGAGGTACCTTGGGCGCGCCGTTCGAGTGGCGGCGCCAGATCAACCATGTGACGGATTATACGCAGGATCTGGGAGGGAAGGCGCTTCCGAATGACGACTTGGATATTCAGTTGCTTTGGCTGATCGCCCTGGAAGAACGCAAACTGAACGTTGACACGCGCGATCTGGCTTATTATTTCAGTATTTTCGTCACGCCGCACTGGGGGGAATACGGTACGGCGAAGACGAACATGAAACTCGGTATGGAGTCTCCTTTCTGCGGCCTGGAAAATAACGCTTACCGGCACAGTTGCGGCAGTTATATCCGCAGCGAGATCTGGGCGTGCATCGCCGCCGGAACGCCCGAACTTGCCGTCCGTTACATGATGGCGGATTCCGCCATCGATCACGGCGGAAATACCGAGGGTACGTATGCGGCTGTGATGGTCGCCGCCATGGAGGCGGCGGCGTTCGTGGAGAGCGACGTAAACAAACTGATCGAGATCGGCTTAAGCTATATTCCCGAAGGGTGCGACGTTGCGGCGGTAACGCGGCTGGTACAGGATTGTTACCGCAGCGGAAAATCGTATCTGGAAGCGCGCGACGAGGTTCTTCGGCTCTATCGCGGCGCTCCGTTCAGTTATGACGACGGGAAAAAGATCGTCGTGCTCTGTGACGAGCGGGATCGGGAAATGGGGTTTGCCGACGGCGTCAAGGGCTACGACGTGGTAGACAATTTCGGGATCATCATGATCGGTCTTTTGTACGGGCAGGGGGATTTCGGAAACACTTTGTGTTATGCGGTCAACTGCGGCGAGGATACCGACTGTACCGCGGCGACGCTCGGCTCGATGCTGGGCATTATTTACGGGGCGGAAAAGATACCCGAAAAGTGGTTGCGGCCCATTGGTTCTCAGATCTCGACTTTGTGCTTAAATCACGGGGAGATCGAAGGAATGGTGCCGAAGACCGTGGAGGAACTGACCGAGAGGACGATGCGGCTTATGCGCATGAGCGACGCGCTGAACGACTTGAATCTGGGAACTACGCCCGTTACGGACCTGATATGTCCTCCGTTGCTGAGGAATAAATTATACGCCCGCGCGGACTGCGCCGTATACGATTTCAAGTTTTTTGAGATAGCGGTAAGTTATCCGGATGGTATTTATCTGAAAGGAAACAGCGGTAAAGTGCGTATCCGCGTAGAAAATAAATTCCGCGTCACGGAAAACGTCGCCTATCGCTGGTTTGCGGAAGAGGGGTTTGCGACCGATTATGCGGAGGGATACGTGTATTTGTCCCGGAATACGTACGGCGACCCGTCGTGCGAAATGGACTTTACGTTCAGCACGGAGGGGAATCCCAAACTGAAAAACAGATTCGTTTTCCAACTGACCGCCGAGGGGCGCGCCTCCGCGATGACGGTTCCCGTTTTATTTTTGAAAGGAAGAGAATAA
- a CDS encoding carbohydrate ABC transporter permease, with translation MVNVRSIQRQANIVGWLLMIPTVVGIALFILYPVVFSLIMSFTNWKFVFYNVRFIGGGNYAWLFSAAGSQFWVSVWTSIKFTFISTSIQTVLGFFLAYTLYNMNPKAQAIYKVLIYIPVLLPAAVVSVMWTFFFEPNVGLIDVLLTNMGFKNLPLWLADENIALGSVIFVNTWQYLGVTTIIYFIAMNAISRDVLEGATIDGAGKWMILWRFILPLSWSSTSVNLLLSIMGGLKSFDLFYLFTNGTGDHGLYVVGLYIWRTAYKFKTFCRAVTMSIILSVIIAAISLSLNWLLGKTEDKIDA, from the coding sequence ATGGTTAATGTAAGATCCATTCAGCGTCAGGCAAACATAGTCGGCTGGCTTTTGATGATCCCTACCGTCGTCGGGATCGCTCTGTTCATCCTGTATCCCGTCGTATTCTCCCTGATCATGAGTTTTACGAACTGGAAATTCGTATTTTACAACGTCCGCTTTATCGGTGGGGGCAACTATGCGTGGCTGTTCAGCGCGGCGGGATCGCAATTCTGGGTATCCGTATGGACGAGTATCAAATTTACCTTTATATCCACGTCGATCCAGACGGTCTTGGGCTTTTTTCTCGCTTATACGCTGTACAATATGAATCCCAAGGCGCAGGCGATCTATAAAGTACTCATCTATATTCCCGTGCTGCTGCCTGCGGCCGTCGTAAGCGTAATGTGGACGTTTTTCTTCGAGCCGAACGTAGGTTTGATAGACGTATTGCTTACGAATATGGGATTCAAAAACCTGCCGCTTTGGCTGGCGGATGAAAATATCGCCCTCGGGTCCGTGATATTCGTCAATACCTGGCAATATCTGGGCGTGACGACGATCATCTATTTTATCGCGATGAACGCCATTTCGCGCGACGTGCTCGAAGGCGCCACGATCGACGGCGCGGGAAAGTGGATGATTCTGTGGCGGTTTATCCTGCCGCTTTCGTGGAGTTCCACCTCAGTGAATCTGTTGCTCTCCATCATGGGCGGATTAAAATCTTTCGACTTGTTTTACCTGTTTACGAACGGGACGGGCGATCACGGGCTCTATGTGGTCGGGCTGTATATATGGCGTACCGCGTACAAATTCAAAACGTTTTGCCGCGCAGTCACGATGTCCATTATTTTGTCCGTCATTATCGCTGCGATCAGCCTGTCTTTAAACTGGCTGCTCGGCAAAACGGAGGATAAGATCGATGCGTGA
- a CDS encoding ABC transporter substrate-binding protein, which yields MKKILALLFGALLACCFMFAGCDQTEIGDEPIDGLDPNTEVKISFMHMWSEHSAAIQSIIDGFEKKYPNITVEISITPYDQIEQVLQAAFISGKLPNVYIFYTHYMNPLVSASDGVMAGTLNNLHDEIVDSFIQPDAWEMGNINGNYYSVPFRATGELVFYNKTLFEEKGWEKPDTFEEFEQLMDKIYADGDYIPLAAGGQDDQITYLINAMSLFLSVLDGSVDEPGYQVGRLEPDEDISDAVAVYEKVRDWYKQEYFGRGAIAVSSSGAIKQFTSRNAAMVFANVNNLGDITSIMPNDQIDAFAIPAPEVISDEVKYVFGGYDGISYSPVASKDEMAASLMLIRYLVSDEVQQILADRTQSIIVNKNVEYHDATYAAFAEEYKYVGAYATGIDYMTGDHSAGNNTIMSAYIAGTSGLTAAETIKLLNDNVYMDMQDTLINDPPVDWYPRQNPKKDFDRSWLN from the coding sequence ATGAAAAAAATTTTGGCGCTGCTGTTCGGCGCCCTGTTGGCCTGTTGCTTTATGTTTGCCGGATGTGATCAGACTGAGATCGGCGATGAACCGATCGACGGCCTCGATCCGAATACGGAAGTCAAAATTTCGTTTATGCATATGTGGAGCGAACATTCCGCGGCGATCCAAAGCATTATCGACGGGTTTGAAAAAAAGTATCCGAATATAACCGTGGAAATTTCGATCACGCCGTATGACCAGATCGAACAGGTGCTGCAAGCAGCCTTTATCAGCGGAAAACTGCCGAACGTGTACATATTTTACACTCACTATATGAACCCGCTGGTGTCCGCATCCGACGGCGTGATGGCGGGAACGCTCAACAATCTGCACGATGAGATCGTCGATTCGTTCATTCAGCCCGATGCGTGGGAAATGGGGAACATCAACGGAAATTATTATTCTGTGCCGTTCCGCGCGACGGGGGAACTGGTTTTTTATAATAAGACGCTCTTTGAGGAAAAAGGTTGGGAAAAACCTGATACGTTCGAGGAATTTGAACAACTTATGGACAAAATATACGCCGACGGCGATTATATTCCTTTGGCTGCGGGCGGACAGGACGACCAGATCACGTATCTCATCAACGCCATGTCGCTGTTCCTTTCCGTCTTGGACGGCAGCGTCGACGAACCCGGATATCAGGTCGGCCGCCTGGAACCGGACGAGGATATTTCGGATGCGGTAGCGGTGTACGAAAAGGTGCGCGATTGGTACAAACAGGAATATTTCGGCAGGGGAGCGATCGCTGTTTCAAGTTCGGGCGCCATCAAGCAGTTTACTTCGCGCAATGCCGCCATGGTATTCGCGAACGTCAATAATCTGGGCGACATCACTTCGATCATGCCGAACGATCAGATCGACGCGTTCGCGATTCCCGCGCCCGAAGTGATTTCCGATGAAGTCAAATATGTATTCGGCGGGTACGACGGCATTTCGTACAGCCCCGTTGCGAGCAAGGATGAAATGGCGGCTTCGCTCATGCTGATCCGCTATCTGGTCAGCGACGAAGTGCAGCAGATTCTTGCCGACAGAACGCAGTCCATTATCGTGAACAAGAATGTAGAATATCACGACGCCACCTATGCGGCGTTTGCGGAAGAATACAAATATGTCGGAGCGTACGCCACCGGTATCGATTATATGACGGGCGATCATTCGGCGGGCAATAACACCATTATGTCTGCTTACATTGCGGGAACCTCCGGTCTGACAGCCGCAGAAACGATCAAACTTTTGAACGATAACGTGTATATGGATATGCAGGATACGCTGATCAACGATCCCCCTGTCGATTGGTACCCCCGTCAAAATCCCAAGAAAGATTTTGATCGGAGTTGGTTGAATTGA
- a CDS encoding glycoside hydrolase family 65 protein, producing MRDMRYVLTEEKYDMAKERHHATLFATGNGYMGVRGSFEEYSTLGVQGLYVRGILDEITEICTPVPDDYYMKKYYFNEERLKDFEKTECGVNLADILTVRIAIGGELFQMHEGTVLSYRRELDFRTGTLVRRVRWKNASGDITDLRFERFASYADEHFYCQKVTVTPVNHGKQIEISSGMDLRAKTNGQRVTKILSQSVRGQSIRAEIESGNRYAFACAFAVENTLTGNYTAEKADEQGILCVKYSGSGKCVLEKITCVVTSRDTCQPLGAWIERRLRETPGTYDAKYKVHLSAYRPAFERGNAEIEGDDEMARAAAFSCWQTLISACKADSVHGVGAKGLTGEQYHQYVWWDSEIYQMPYFIYTAPQIARHLLEYRYKTLAQARKNAENAGFRGARYAFCSGVTGEECVWSFCNHPFMQDHISADVAFSVLNYDAATGDRDFMEKYGYEILFACLEYWLSRVVKTERGFEILRVTGTDEHHPFVNNDAYTNYMVRYIADRGCRILRERADSFDFGKIGAGGDLARKLEKLSDEIYLPVDENGMIPQFDGYFGLLRDSETTKYVQGSQMKHKGYHQSQFIKQPDVVMLYTYNNVDMDEKYYARNFDYYEKMCECSSSLSYAPHAIASIDNDRLLSFYEYLKKTAEIDLKNLHGGSEDGIHSGCAAGVWYSVFRGIFGCVCGEDGIRLCPKRLPWWKSVRLRFFYKSGLIKMEICGNIISISKLSGPPAQISIYGKEYLLKKGKLQVEIR from the coding sequence ATGCGCGATATGCGGTATGTTTTGACCGAGGAAAAATACGATATGGCAAAAGAGCGGCATCACGCCACTCTTTTTGCCACCGGCAACGGATATATGGGTGTACGCGGCAGTTTCGAGGAATACTCTACGCTCGGCGTACAGGGGCTGTACGTGCGCGGCATTTTAGATGAGATCACGGAAATATGCACTCCCGTTCCCGACGATTACTATATGAAGAAGTATTACTTCAACGAAGAGCGGCTGAAAGATTTCGAAAAGACGGAATGCGGCGTCAATCTTGCGGATATCTTGACCGTGCGTATCGCCATCGGCGGAGAACTTTTTCAGATGCACGAGGGCACTGTTTTATCTTATCGCAGGGAACTGGACTTTCGGACGGGCACGCTCGTACGCCGAGTACGTTGGAAAAATGCGTCGGGAGATATCACGGATTTACGCTTCGAACGCTTTGCTTCCTATGCCGACGAGCACTTCTATTGTCAGAAAGTAACGGTAACGCCCGTCAATCACGGAAAACAAATAGAAATAAGCAGCGGTATGGATCTTCGCGCGAAGACGAACGGGCAGCGCGTCACGAAAATTCTTTCGCAGTCGGTACGGGGACAGAGTATCCGCGCGGAGATCGAAAGCGGAAACCGTTACGCTTTTGCCTGCGCTTTTGCCGTTGAAAATACGTTGACGGGAAATTATACGGCTGAAAAAGCAGACGAACAGGGGATACTCTGCGTAAAATACAGCGGCAGCGGAAAGTGTGTGCTGGAAAAAATCACCTGTGTCGTCACTTCGCGCGATACCTGTCAGCCGCTCGGCGCGTGGATAGAGCGTCGCCTGCGGGAAACGCCGGGTACGTATGACGCAAAATACAAAGTCCATCTTTCCGCCTATCGCCCCGCGTTTGAAAGAGGCAACGCGGAAATAGAAGGCGACGACGAAATGGCGCGGGCTGCCGCGTTTTCCTGCTGGCAAACGCTCATCTCCGCGTGTAAAGCCGACAGCGTCCACGGCGTCGGGGCAAAAGGGCTCACAGGCGAACAATACCACCAGTACGTCTGGTGGGACAGTGAGATCTATCAGATGCCGTACTTTATTTATACCGCACCGCAGATTGCGCGGCATTTGCTGGAATATCGGTATAAAACTCTGGCGCAGGCGCGAAAAAATGCCGAAAATGCCGGTTTCCGCGGGGCAAGGTACGCGTTCTGTTCGGGCGTTACGGGAGAAGAGTGCGTCTGGTCTTTCTGCAATCATCCGTTTATGCAGGATCACATCTCGGCCGACGTCGCGTTTTCCGTCCTGAATTACGATGCCGCGACGGGCGATCGTGATTTTATGGAAAAATACGGATACGAGATCTTGTTCGCTTGTCTGGAATATTGGCTGAGCCGAGTCGTAAAAACAGAGCGCGGCTTTGAAATTCTGCGCGTGACGGGAACGGACGAACACCATCCGTTCGTGAATAACGACGCGTACACGAATTATATGGTCCGATATATCGCCGATCGGGGGTGCCGTATCTTGCGGGAACGGGCAGACTCCTTTGATTTCGGGAAGATCGGCGCGGGCGGCGATCTTGCGCGCAAATTGGAGAAGCTCAGCGATGAGATCTATCTTCCCGTCGACGAAAACGGTATGATACCGCAATTCGACGGTTATTTCGGATTGCTGCGGGATTCGGAAACGACAAAATACGTGCAGGGCTCCCAGATGAAACATAAGGGCTATCATCAAAGCCAGTTTATCAAGCAGCCTGACGTCGTCATGCTCTATACATACAACAATGTGGACATGGACGAGAAATATTACGCGCGGAATTTCGATTATTACGAAAAGATGTGCGAATGCAGTTCTTCCCTTTCGTACGCGCCGCATGCGATCGCCAGCATCGATAACGACAGGCTGCTGTCTTTTTACGAATATCTGAAAAAGACTGCGGAGATTGATCTGAAAAATCTGCACGGCGGATCGGAAGACGGGATACACAGCGGGTGCGCCGCAGGGGTATGGTATTCCGTGTTCCGTGGGATATTCGGATGCGTGTGCGGGGAGGACGGGATACGCCTTTGTCCCAAACGGCTGCCTTGGTGGAAGAGCGTGCGGCTGAGGTTTTTTTACAAAAGCGGCTTGATTAAAATGGAAATATGTGGTAATATTATATCGATATCGAAGTTGAGCGGGCCTCCCGCACAGATATCAATATACGGTAAGGAATATTTGCTGAAAAAAGGCAAATTACAGGTTGAGATTCGATGA